A single Paenibacillus sp. FSL R5-0517 DNA region contains:
- a CDS encoding DUF4179 domain-containing protein, with translation MTTNPEEKALLADAYQVKREKQHWNSADTTAAIQRGLAKARTRRSGRSVRIQWITGALVTVLVAGWFLVGPLGSYGQEQATYTEPIANWGVLEPFRSLLNSDMDSATITSTLNNGYVQLVDQTVTSGIYAFTVNAVMADENRITVLYTARTDASQQMYSTVNMKMMDASTGDLLDNGGAGGIHLSKDKHTIYGRNTIERSRNKPLPEQVNLQFQLSSVVPDVVNHAEKGEKERKYKFSKKMNISFPLDPKFSIPKTEVINVNRTFTLGGYEVLLSEVEVSPLVTRVKFVHAPDQEIDYKTKLSLNEIVHPIEIISISRNGKQTKLSMVGGSGTEDGMMYSFSSNFLDNPESMVLKIRGKPDKVYDDLQEAQKDELEIKIK, from the coding sequence ATGACCACTAACCCGGAGGAGAAAGCACTTCTTGCAGACGCATATCAGGTGAAAAGAGAGAAACAACACTGGAATTCGGCGGATACAACTGCGGCAATTCAACGTGGTCTCGCGAAGGCCAGAACCAGACGATCAGGTCGGAGCGTTCGTATCCAATGGATTACGGGAGCTCTGGTTACGGTCCTGGTAGCAGGATGGTTTCTTGTGGGGCCTCTTGGGAGTTATGGGCAAGAACAGGCAACATATACTGAGCCTATAGCCAACTGGGGCGTACTTGAACCCTTTCGTAGCCTGCTAAATTCGGATATGGACAGTGCTACGATTACTTCAACGCTCAATAACGGTTATGTGCAACTTGTAGATCAGACGGTTACATCGGGCATATATGCGTTTACTGTGAATGCAGTTATGGCAGATGAGAATCGAATAACGGTATTGTATACCGCCAGAACGGATGCTTCGCAGCAGATGTATTCGACTGTCAATATGAAGATGATGGACGCTTCGACAGGAGACTTGCTTGACAATGGCGGTGCAGGAGGTATTCATCTTTCCAAGGATAAGCATACCATTTATGGCCGGAATACAATTGAGCGAAGTCGAAATAAACCGCTGCCTGAGCAAGTAAATCTACAATTCCAGTTGTCCTCAGTTGTACCAGATGTGGTGAATCATGCAGAAAAAGGGGAGAAAGAACGAAAATATAAATTTTCCAAAAAGATGAATATTTCTTTCCCACTGGATCCCAAGTTTTCTATCCCCAAAACGGAAGTCATTAACGTTAATCGGACTTTTACTCTCGGAGGTTATGAGGTCTTATTGTCGGAGGTGGAGGTGTCTCCGCTAGTAACTCGGGTCAAATTTGTCCATGCACCTGATCAAGAGATTGATTACAAAACGAAGTTGTCGCTCAATGAGATCGTTCATCCTATCGAAATCATATCGATCTCCAGGAATGGGAAGCAGACCAAGTTATCCATGGTAGGTGGGAGTGGAACGGAAGACGGAATGATGTATTCTTTCAGCAGCAATTTTCTGGATAATCCGGAGTCAATGGTTTTAAAAATTCGTGGCAAACCAGATAAGGTCTATGATGATTTACAGGAAGCCCAGAAGGATGAACTGGAGATCAAAATCAAATAA
- a CDS encoding sigma-70 family RNA polymerase sigma factor: protein METKAELNQRIYVQTEDETVFVQSIMEHQDTLISIAYSYLRNRQDALEAVQEMTCRAWVKRRTLNNEKAFKSWIIRILIYVCIDEQRRRKRATPLAKEELGDSIPASWMISVDDNRIAMESLLQKVKPKYRHVLLLKYYNDMTLTDIASILGKPEGTIKTWQHKGLQQLRKLMKNRRDWHDH from the coding sequence GTGGAAACAAAAGCAGAGCTGAACCAGAGGATCTATGTACAGACCGAAGATGAGACGGTATTTGTGCAATCCATTATGGAACATCAAGATACGCTCATTTCCATTGCCTACAGTTACCTGCGTAATCGGCAAGATGCGCTGGAAGCTGTGCAGGAGATGACGTGCCGGGCTTGGGTTAAACGTCGCACGCTGAACAATGAGAAGGCGTTCAAGTCGTGGATCATTCGGATACTGATCTATGTCTGCATCGATGAACAGAGGCGCCGCAAGCGGGCGACACCTCTCGCCAAGGAGGAACTGGGGGACAGCATTCCGGCCTCTTGGATGATCAGTGTTGATGATAATCGAATTGCGATGGAATCTCTTTTGCAAAAGGTGAAACCGAAATATCGCCATGTATTATTGCTGAAATATTATAACGACATGACACTGACAGACATTGCCTCCATCCTAGGCAAACCGGAAGGGACAATCAAGACCTGGCAGCACAAGGGACTCCAGCAGTTGCGCAAGTTGATGAAGAACAGGAGGGATTGGCATGACCACTAA